The following are from one region of the Aequoribacter fuscus genome:
- a CDS encoding GNAT family N-acetyltransferase: MNQIDIRAATPADVPRILELITALAIYEKEPDAVVATEHDLHTALFGDKARVHAVLCDIGDTNVGFALYFYNFSTWRGKHGIFLEDLFVEPEHRGKGAGLALLKYLAKKAVSEGCERFEWNVLDWNTPSIEFYESVGAVAMSEWIGYRLSGTALTEFAAS; the protein is encoded by the coding sequence ATGAATCAGATTGATATTCGCGCGGCCACGCCTGCAGACGTGCCTCGTATTCTTGAGCTTATAACCGCGCTGGCGATCTACGAAAAAGAACCCGATGCGGTGGTCGCTACAGAACACGATTTACACACCGCCCTGTTTGGCGATAAGGCACGAGTTCATGCCGTGCTGTGTGACATCGGCGACACTAACGTAGGCTTTGCACTGTACTTTTACAACTTCAGTACCTGGCGTGGCAAACACGGCATTTTCCTCGAGGACTTGTTTGTAGAGCCCGAACACCGCGGTAAAGGCGCCGGCCTGGCCTTACTAAAGTATCTGGCCAAAAAAGCGGTAAGCGAGGGATGTGAGCGCTTTGAATGGAATGTGCTGGATTGGAATACACCCTCGATCGAGTTTTACGAGAGCGTGGGAGCGGTTGCCATGAGCGAATGGATTGGGTATCGCTTGAGCGGTACCGCCTTAACCGAATTCGCCGCTTCATAA
- a CDS encoding potassium channel family protein, translating into MIHIWIANSLVVAVAVGLHYEFLYRLTKFLPRLRIRHRFRIVIGVIASLIAHALQVWIFALAYYYMHRGENWGQLGGAFNGSLTDAAYFSFTTYTTLGYGDIEPTGHLRFLAGIESLTGLVLITWTASFLYLEMRKDWDMQ; encoded by the coding sequence GTGATTCATATTTGGATAGCAAACAGTTTAGTCGTCGCGGTAGCCGTTGGTTTGCACTACGAATTCTTGTATCGGCTAACAAAATTCTTACCGCGGCTGCGGATTCGACACCGCTTCCGCATCGTCATTGGCGTGATTGCATCACTTATCGCCCATGCGCTGCAGGTATGGATTTTTGCACTCGCGTATTACTACATGCATCGCGGCGAGAATTGGGGGCAACTTGGTGGTGCATTCAACGGTTCTCTCACTGACGCCGCCTATTTTTCTTTTACGACCTATACCACACTCGGTTACGGCGACATTGAGCCCACAGGGCATTTGCGTTTTTTAGCGGGCATCGAATCGCTGACCGGTTTGGTTTTGATTACTTGGACGGCGTCGTTCTTGTACTTAGAAATGCGCAAAGACTGGGATATGCAGTGA
- a CDS encoding RimK family protein encodes MLKTLVVVDAPTADLVMDAAEIISFDTYLSDYPKLGQAKRRVLNLCDTEHYLSKGYYCSLLAEARQHKVLPSVQTINELRQTSQDADWWIELPTAIVSSIEVTAEPIEFSVFVGRCLEAKWARLARHLFERFPAPLLRVNLAFGPNLRVRVARMGLNEVSVEERTFFEDALSRYVSEGWRKPVSARKFRWDLAILVDPNEPLPPSDKEAIRRFGKAASKLGINTELITHQDVTRLTQFDALFIRETTAIDHPTYRMASLAEREGLVVMDDPKSILRCCNKVFLHDAFAYSQVPSLKTKVVADASEATLDMLEGLFTYPMVIKLPESSFSLGVFKVDNREALIQRLQDLLTNTALVLVQEFCFTEFDWRIGVLNGKPIYACRYHMARKHWQIYNHGAARSKSGGFDAMPTFEVPTKVLAAAVKACAVVGNGLYGVDLKQRGESVYVIEVNDNPSIDHGVENRYLGDELYMIVMSEFAARLETRGR; translated from the coding sequence GTGCTAAAAACTCTTGTCGTTGTCGACGCCCCTACCGCTGATTTAGTCATGGATGCGGCTGAAATAATTTCGTTCGATACTTATCTGAGCGATTATCCAAAATTAGGCCAGGCCAAGCGTCGAGTATTGAATTTATGCGACACCGAGCACTATTTATCCAAAGGTTACTATTGCTCGCTATTAGCGGAAGCACGACAGCACAAGGTGCTGCCTTCGGTACAGACCATTAACGAATTACGTCAAACCAGCCAAGATGCCGATTGGTGGATTGAACTGCCGACCGCCATCGTCAGCTCGATTGAGGTGACTGCCGAGCCGATTGAGTTTTCGGTATTCGTCGGACGCTGCTTAGAAGCCAAATGGGCGCGCTTAGCCAGGCACCTATTCGAACGATTTCCAGCACCGCTACTGCGCGTGAATTTGGCGTTTGGTCCCAATTTGCGAGTCCGCGTCGCACGAATGGGTTTAAACGAGGTGTCAGTCGAAGAGCGAACGTTTTTCGAAGATGCCCTGTCGCGGTACGTCAGCGAGGGTTGGCGCAAGCCTGTCTCTGCTCGCAAGTTCCGCTGGGATTTAGCGATTCTGGTCGACCCCAATGAACCCTTGCCACCCAGTGATAAAGAGGCGATTAGACGTTTTGGGAAAGCGGCCAGTAAGCTGGGGATCAACACCGAGTTAATTACCCATCAAGACGTGACGCGACTGACGCAGTTTGATGCTTTGTTTATTCGCGAGACCACGGCCATTGACCACCCCACCTATCGCATGGCCAGTTTGGCCGAGCGCGAGGGTTTGGTGGTTATGGATGACCCAAAGTCGATTTTGCGATGCTGCAATAAGGTGTTTTTACACGACGCCTTTGCTTATAGCCAGGTGCCCAGTTTAAAAACTAAGGTGGTCGCTGACGCCAGCGAAGCGACATTGGACATGCTTGAAGGTCTTTTTACTTACCCGATGGTTATTAAGCTGCCAGAGAGCTCGTTCTCGTTAGGTGTATTTAAAGTCGATAATCGAGAGGCACTGATACAACGGTTACAAGATCTGTTAACCAATACCGCCTTGGTCTTAGTACAAGAATTTTGCTTTACCGAATTTGATTGGCGCATCGGCGTGCTAAACGGCAAACCGATTTATGCTTGTCGTTACCACATGGCGCGCAAGCATTGGCAGATCTACAATCATGGCGCCGCACGCTCTAAATCGGGTGGGTTTGACGCTATGCCGACGTTTGAGGTGCCCACGAAAGTGCTTGCGGCAGCCGTTAAAGCTTGTGCTGTGGTCGGTAACGGTTTGTACGGTGTGGACTTAAAGCAACGTGGAGAATCGGTGTATGTGATCGAGGTCAACGACAATCCGAGTATCGATCACGGTGTCGAAAACCGCTATCTTGGCGACGAACTTTATATGATTGTAATGTCTGAATTTGCCGCCAGGCTTGAGACGCGAGGCCGCTAA